From the uncultured Methanomethylovorans sp. genome, the window GAATTCATTATTCAGTTCGATGTTCCAATCAAAAAGCTTTGAATAGAACTTGCTTGCCCTTTCCGGATCATCTGCCGGAATATCTAGATGAACTATTGTTGGCATGAAACCACTCCAAATTAATGTTATATACAAAATGATTTAAGTTTATGCCCATACAAATCATATAGAAGTGAAATTTGGAGTATCTGGATTTTGAACGCTAGTTGGTTTAACTCTTCTTTGAGATTATCGTGGGATTTGCATTAATTTCTGATAAGTATTGTGAATAGACTTTAGTAAACTCAGCACCAATGGTTATCACAATGGAACTATAATATATCCATAACAACAGACCAATTACAGAGCCAATGATACCATAAACAGAAGTAAGATCGTTATGTGTCATGTAGAATACAACAGCATATTTACCCATGGTTATCAATGAAGCAGTCATTACAGAACCTATTATTGCACATTTCAGAGTTACATCAACATCGGGCAATACAAGATATATAAAAATGAAGAGCATCACAAGGATTACAAAAGCTGCGATAGTCCCTACATATTGGAAGATTCCAAAAAATGGAATATATGTGTGTAAAAACCTTGAACTTGTGAGCATTAAGGCTTCCAATAAAGTACTTACTACGATGAGCCCACCAAAAACAACTACTGTTATCAGTGAAAATAAAGTATCTTCCAGAAAGGTTCTTGCGAAATTCCCCTTGGATAATGGAACTTCCCAGATCCGATCAAGATATTTTTTAAACTGCCTGAATACATTCCCTGCACTCCACATTAAAAGGAGAAGACCAGTTAATACACTTAAAGAAAGAGAACCAGTTTCAGGCATATTTGTAAGAAAAAACTTTAAGCTTTCAATGACACTGGAATCAACCACTCCCTCCATGTATCCCAAAATGCTATCCTGAACTTGTCCTGAACCCAACAAGAGACTCCCCAGGGAAACAGAGAAGAGTAAGATAGCAGGTAAACTCAGGAGTATATAGAATGACAGAGCTGCACTATCAATCATGGAGCTGTGATTTCTCCAATTCCTTAGTGTGCTGAATGTAAGTTTCTTTATCTTTTCAGTATCCATTGGTTAGTATTGATGTTTTTTTATACTATATGCTTTACGAATGATATGAATAAGCAACCACTTTGGTATATTTTAGATGCTGAACCGAATTAATATCAAATGATATAAAAGTCTAAGAAAACCTGTAAAACCTCTGCTGAAATAAAGAGAGCAGGATTATAGCAATGTTTATTTAATATGCAATTTTATATGTACAAAGATATAATTGTGAGGTCTCTATGACAAGTATACTGGTAGTAGAAGATAATCCAATGAATATGGAATTAGTGGCCTATCTTCTAAAATCAAACGGGATGGAGGTAACACAGACCTTTGATGGATTGGAAGCTCTTGAGATGCTCAAGAAGAACAGTTTTGATCTTATTTTATTAGATATCCAGCTTCCTGGAATGGATGGTATGGAAGTTCTGAAAAATATAAAAGAAAATCCAACCCTACGTCACATGTCTGTTGTGGCCCTTACAGCACATGCTATGCAAGGAGATGAAGCGAAATTCATTGATGCCGGTTGCGTAGGCTATATTTCAAAACCTTTAGATGTTTCCACCTTTATAGGAACTGTACAATCTTTCATGAATAAAGGTGCCTGATTTATGAAAATACGCAACGCAACACTGTTGATTATTCTAGTTGTTTTTACTATTTTCTTTGCTTTTCTATATTTAGCTAATGAACAAATAGTCGGAAATAGCTTTGGTCAACTGGAAAAACACGAAGTTGAAAAGAACGTTAAAAGAGCAGATGCATCCCTGGGTTCCTATACTAATAACCTAGCTGTTACAGCAAAGGATTGGGGAAATTGGGATGACACATATAATTTTGTACAAGGACAATACGAAAATTATCCTGATAAAAACCTTGATATTGATACATTAGTTAACATACAGTCAAATGTAATGTTGTTTTATAACGCTTCAGGTCAGCTATTATATGCTGTGGGGACAAATAAGGAATATTCTGAATATGAAGAAATTCCGACTACTTTACTTGAAGATGTTTCTTCTTATAAAGTACTTTTTTCAAATAATTCCCATCCCACTTATGTTAGTGGAATTATTAAAACTCATGACGGAACACTACTTGTTGCATCTAACCCCATTACACCGAGTACAGAACGTGAAAATGTAATAGGTACCTTGATTGTTGGAAGATATTTGAATGATGCCCTAATTGAGGAGATTGAAGAAACAACTGAGTTATCGCTTAATGTACAGCCTTTCAATGAAAACAAAGCTTTATCTGATCTTGATACTACTATAGATAGGGAAGATAATGTATACGTTGTTGCTATCAATGAAAGTTCTATTGTAGGGACAACTTTATTGAATGATGTAAATGGAAATCCACTATTATTTTTAGACATAGAAATGTCTAGGGATATCTATCTGTATGGCAAATCTGCTTTGAACAATGTATTTATTGCAAATATAGGCATAGCAGTTATTTGTGGAATAATTCTTAAAATAATTGTAGATAAAGCATTTTTATACAGGATATTTTCACTGAAAAACAATCTGGCAGTTATAACTGAAAATGGATCTCTTTCATCTCGTGTGGAAATGACCGGTAACGATGAACTAAAGGA encodes:
- a CDS encoding YihY/virulence factor BrkB family protein; this translates as MDTEKIKKLTFSTLRNWRNHSSMIDSAALSFYILLSLPAILLFSVSLGSLLLGSGQVQDSILGYMEGVVDSSVIESLKFFLTNMPETGSLSLSVLTGLLLLMWSAGNVFRQFKKYLDRIWEVPLSKGNFARTFLEDTLFSLITVVVFGGLIVVSTLLEALMLTSSRFLHTYIPFFGIFQYVGTIAAFVILVMLFIFIYLVLPDVDVTLKCAIIGSVMTASLITMGKYAVVFYMTHNDLTSVYGIIGSVIGLLLWIYYSSIVITIGAEFTKVYSQYLSEINANPTIISKKS
- a CDS encoding response regulator, giving the protein MTSILVVEDNPMNMELVAYLLKSNGMEVTQTFDGLEALEMLKKNSFDLILLDIQLPGMDGMEVLKNIKENPTLRHMSVVALTAHAMQGDEAKFIDAGCVGYISKPLDVSTFIGTVQSFMNKGA